The following proteins come from a genomic window of Lachnoclostridium phytofermentans ISDg:
- a CDS encoding YeiH family protein has product MNKKSYLAVGTCIVIAIIATYLGKLQNIIGAPMIGLFIGMLLVNILPNIDKDFKKGTTFAGKKCLNLGIILAGGTLNFTQILGFGAKALPLIIINICLSFTVAYLVGKQLKQSWNTCTLVGGGTCICGGTAIATLASIIKAKETEIAYAMTAIFLFDILAALLYPYLAGALNLTPNQFGFLAGTAINDTSSVAASEATYNAINGLDLNLAITVKLTRTTMLIALAVIFTVITIRQQSKNNAANAEQTSISKTVLKVFPWFILGFLIMAVLNTVGLFDLVKGLDKYLKTGYKLFITIALAGVGFKIKFKELLTKGIRPIILGGCTWLAVATSSMIFIHLFKGFIG; this is encoded by the coding sequence ATGAACAAAAAATCATACTTAGCAGTTGGAACTTGCATTGTTATTGCAATCATAGCAACTTACCTTGGTAAACTTCAAAATATTATAGGTGCTCCAATGATTGGTCTATTTATCGGTATGCTTCTTGTTAATATTTTACCAAACATAGACAAGGACTTTAAAAAAGGTACAACCTTTGCGGGTAAAAAGTGCCTTAACTTAGGTATCATCCTTGCAGGTGGAACACTTAACTTCACTCAAATCTTAGGATTTGGTGCGAAAGCTCTTCCATTAATCATTATTAATATTTGCTTATCCTTTACCGTAGCATATTTAGTAGGTAAACAATTAAAACAATCTTGGAATACTTGTACTTTAGTTGGTGGAGGAACTTGTATCTGTGGCGGAACTGCTATTGCCACTCTCGCCTCTATTATTAAAGCAAAGGAAACTGAGATTGCTTACGCGATGACAGCGATCTTTCTTTTTGATATTTTGGCGGCCCTATTATACCCATACTTAGCAGGTGCACTTAATTTAACTCCGAATCAATTTGGCTTCCTTGCAGGCACTGCAATCAATGATACCTCAAGTGTTGCAGCATCGGAAGCTACATATAATGCAATAAACGGTTTAGACTTAAACCTTGCAATTACAGTTAAACTTACTCGTACTACTATGCTCATTGCATTAGCAGTTATCTTCACTGTAATCACAATTCGTCAGCAATCTAAGAATAATGCTGCAAATGCAGAACAAACAAGTATTTCAAAAACTGTACTAAAAGTATTCCCTTGGTTTATCCTTGGCTTTTTAATCATGGCAGTTTTAAACACAGTCGGTTTATTCGACTTAGTTAAAGGACTAGACAAGTACTTAAAAACCGGTTATAAATTATTTATTACCATAGCATTAGCAGGGGTGGGATTTAAGATTAAATTTAAAGAATTATTAACAAAAGGAATTAGGCCAATTATTCTTGGTGGATGTACTTGGTTAGCTGTTGCTACTTCCTCTATGATATTTATTCATTTATTTAAAGGATTTATTGGCTAA
- a CDS encoding LysR family transcriptional regulator: MTIRHLRIFNEVAQSGKMSIAAAKFYVSQPTVSQAIKELEEHYGVLLFERLSKKLHITEKGRQLLSYSKQVVEQFDFLESKMFETTGYEKLKVGSTITVGSCLINDILNSYQELNNEVDVYSYVNNTHNIEEKLLNSELDIGLVEGRVKSSDLVSIPAVDDYLVLVCSANHSFAKKKSFTSKDLAGEKFVMREEGSGTRELFENYLDEQGVSINVSMVANCPTAMVRSVIDNQCLAVLSIRLVDEYVKSGSIVVIKNRDTTWNRSFSIVYHKNKFISKHMDEFINLVKKYKNSDIFNLILEQ; encoded by the coding sequence ATGACAATACGCCATTTAAGAATATTTAACGAAGTAGCACAAAGCGGGAAGATGAGCATTGCTGCGGCTAAATTTTATGTATCTCAGCCAACCGTAAGCCAAGCAATTAAGGAATTAGAAGAACATTATGGGGTACTATTATTTGAACGGTTATCAAAAAAACTACATATAACAGAAAAGGGAAGACAGTTGCTTTCCTATTCTAAGCAAGTAGTAGAACAATTTGATTTTTTAGAAAGTAAAATGTTTGAAACAACAGGGTACGAGAAGCTTAAAGTTGGTTCTACAATTACGGTTGGAAGCTGTCTCATAAATGATATATTAAATTCATATCAAGAGTTAAACAATGAAGTTGATGTATATTCCTATGTAAACAACACGCATAATATTGAAGAGAAGCTATTGAATTCTGAGTTAGATATTGGTCTTGTAGAGGGTAGAGTAAAAAGCTCGGATTTAGTGTCAATCCCTGCTGTTGACGATTACCTAGTTTTAGTATGTAGTGCGAATCACTCTTTTGCTAAGAAAAAAAGCTTTACATCAAAGGATTTAGCTGGTGAAAAATTTGTGATGCGAGAAGAAGGTAGCGGAACTAGGGAGTTATTTGAAAACTATTTAGATGAGCAGGGCGTATCCATAAATGTTAGTATGGTTGCAAATTGTCCCACAGCAATGGTACGATCTGTGATTGATAATCAATGTTTGGCTGTATTATCGATTCGACTTGTAGATGAGTATGTTAAAAGTGGTAGTATTGTTGTAATTAAAAATAGAGATACAACCTGGAATCGTTCCTTTAGTATTGTATATCATAAAAATAAGTTTATTTCTAAGCATATGGATGAATTCATTAATCTTGTTAAAAAGTATAAAAATTCTGATATCTTTAATCTTATCTTAGAGCAGTAA
- the hemC gene encoding hydroxymethylbilane synthase produces MKKQKIVVGSRDSKLAVMQTELIMHEINRNNPEIELELVTLKTTGDLILDQSLDKIGGKGLFVKELDLALLDGRIDIAVHSLKDMPMEENKELPIVALPKRGDARDVLVLPKGCEFIEYEDMNLYYQNIGSSSARRKLQIQKLLPSAGTSGVRGNVITRLDKLDRGEYTSLILAAAGLQRVGLPHRISHYFSVEEMIPAAGQGILSIQARRDLNVDFLENIKDANTTYASLAERSFVRTLDGGCSSPIAAYAAVEGEELKLVGLYYNEKTTEHRVATVVDHKERAERVGEQLALRLRGEIG; encoded by the coding sequence ATGAAAAAGCAAAAAATCGTGGTGGGTAGTCGAGATAGTAAATTAGCTGTAATGCAGACGGAATTAATTATGCACGAGATTAATCGCAATAACCCGGAAATAGAGTTAGAGTTAGTTACGCTAAAGACTACCGGTGACTTAATACTAGATCAAAGTTTAGATAAGATTGGGGGAAAAGGTCTCTTTGTTAAGGAATTAGACCTAGCATTACTAGATGGCAGAATTGATATAGCAGTTCATAGTTTAAAGGATATGCCAATGGAAGAGAACAAAGAACTACCGATTGTGGCATTACCAAAGCGCGGGGATGCGAGAGATGTATTAGTGTTGCCAAAAGGATGTGAATTCATTGAATATGAAGATATGAACTTATACTATCAAAATATCGGATCTTCTAGTGCAAGGAGAAAGTTACAAATACAAAAATTATTGCCAAGTGCTGGTACTAGCGGTGTTCGCGGCAATGTTATTACAAGACTGGACAAATTAGACAGAGGAGAGTATACTTCTTTGATTTTAGCAGCAGCAGGGTTACAAAGAGTTGGCTTACCACATCGTATCAGTCATTATTTTTCAGTGGAAGAGATGATTCCGGCAGCAGGTCAAGGTATACTGTCCATTCAAGCTAGGAGAGATTTAAATGTTGATTTCCTAGAAAATATCAAGGATGCTAATACAACATACGCTTCCTTAGCAGAGAGAAGCTTTGTCCGCACCTTAGATGGGGGTTGTTCTTCACCAATCGCAGCATATGCAGCAGTAGAAGGGGAAGAATTGAAGTTAGTCGGCTTATATTATAATGAGAAAACAACAGAACATAGAGTTGCCACAGTTGTAGACCACAAGGAAAGAGCAGAAAGAGTCGGAGAACAATTGGCATTACGCTTAAGAGGTGAGATTGGATGA
- a CDS encoding nitrate/sulfite reductase: protein MTQLKVTAEDEKRVKALGFLRNKGTDNFSARIITVNGKITTAQNKCLSEATELYGNGIVTLTTRLTIECQGVHYDNIEKFREYIAKEGLVTGGTGSKVRPVVSCKGTTCQYGLIDTFALSEEIHERFYNGYASVKLPHKFKIAVGGCPNNCVKPDLNDLGIIGQLIPNYDEDSCNSCKKCSVVESCPMSAATLEDDVLSLDKDACNNCGRCVGKCHFDCIEDGVNGYKIYIGGRWGKKVAHGVSLDRVFTSKEEALNMIEKTILLYREQGKTGERLSDTIARIGFENIQAQLYTNDLLDRKQEILDAKLHLVGGATC from the coding sequence ATGACACAATTAAAAGTAACTGCAGAAGATGAAAAAAGAGTAAAGGCCCTTGGGTTTCTTAGAAACAAAGGAACTGATAACTTTTCAGCAAGAATTATTACTGTTAATGGTAAAATTACTACAGCCCAAAACAAATGCTTATCTGAAGCAACTGAACTTTATGGAAACGGTATCGTTACTTTAACAACAAGATTAACAATTGAATGCCAAGGTGTTCATTACGATAACATTGAGAAGTTCCGTGAATATATTGCAAAAGAAGGACTTGTTACCGGTGGTACCGGTTCTAAAGTACGTCCGGTTGTATCCTGTAAAGGAACTACTTGCCAATATGGTCTTATTGATACATTTGCACTTTCAGAAGAAATTCACGAGCGTTTCTACAATGGTTATGCTAGTGTAAAATTACCTCACAAATTTAAAATTGCTGTAGGTGGCTGCCCTAATAACTGTGTAAAGCCAGATTTAAACGACTTAGGCATTATCGGTCAATTAATTCCTAACTATGATGAAGATAGCTGTAATAGCTGTAAAAAATGTTCCGTTGTAGAATCTTGCCCTATGTCTGCTGCAACTTTAGAAGATGATGTTCTTTCTCTTGATAAAGATGCATGTAACAACTGTGGCCGCTGTGTCGGCAAATGCCACTTTGATTGTATCGAAGATGGTGTAAACGGATATAAGATTTACATTGGTGGCAGATGGGGTAAAAAAGTAGCACACGGAGTTTCTCTTGATCGTGTATTCACCAGCAAAGAGGAAGCTTTAAATATGATTGAAAAAACAATTCTTCTTTATAGAGAACAAGGTAAGACCGGAGAGCGTTTATCTGATACGATTGCTCGAATCGGCTTTGAAAATATTCAAGCTCAGTTATACACTAACGATTTATTAGACCGTAAACAAGAAATATTAGACGCTAAACTTCACTTAGTAGGTGGAGCAACTTGCTAA
- a CDS encoding sirohydrochlorin cobaltochelatase: MNNLNQQKKAILIVSYGASSLRTDNNFVMRLQKQLESAFQDYAVYPAIISHAQDKDSTVFPFLFHVLEQLHYNKITTLYILPTFLLPGHSFLKMQQTLADYQHLFHEINICTPLLATKECYESITSSLATLYPIHHNDEVIVFLGHGSSHSSSTYYNELETYFHKNHHINYFVLTLDFLSDIEDFIATLHKRDIKYIRLVPLLMLAGYHVFHDMAGKHQESLYSVLTIAGFKVDCVLSGLGNEPLIQQLFIEQLQIIIEQCTFAIVGK, translated from the coding sequence ATGAATAACCTAAATCAACAAAAGAAAGCAATTTTAATTGTAAGTTATGGCGCAAGTTCTTTAAGAACTGATAATAACTTTGTCATGAGACTGCAAAAACAATTAGAATCAGCCTTTCAGGATTACGCTGTATATCCGGCAATCATTAGCCATGCTCAGGATAAGGATTCTACGGTTTTTCCTTTTCTCTTTCACGTATTAGAGCAGCTACATTATAATAAAATAACTACACTTTATATCCTACCAACATTTCTCCTACCTGGTCATAGCTTTCTTAAAATGCAACAAACTCTAGCTGATTATCAACATTTATTTCATGAGATTAACATTTGTACACCATTACTGGCTACGAAGGAATGCTATGAATCCATTACCTCGTCACTTGCAACCCTATATCCAATTCACCATAATGATGAGGTTATTGTATTCTTAGGGCATGGTAGTTCCCACTCATCAAGTACTTATTACAATGAACTTGAGACATATTTTCATAAAAATCATCACATAAATTATTTTGTTTTAACTCTTGACTTTCTTTCAGATATAGAAGACTTTATTGCCACATTACATAAAAGAGATATAAAATATATACGTTTAGTTCCATTATTAATGCTTGCAGGTTATCATGTCTTTCACGACATGGCCGGCAAGCATCAAGAATCTTTATATTCTGTTTTAACTATAGCTGGTTTCAAAGTAGACTGTGTTCTATCAGGTCTTGGAAATGAGCCTTTAATTCAACAACTATTTATAGAACAGCTGCAAATCATAATAGAACAATGTACTTTTGCAATAGTGGGCAAATAA
- the hemA gene encoding glutamyl-tRNA reductase, with protein sequence MNISMVGIDYNTASIEDREHFTLTSDKQLEIAKIIKETYHASGCIILSTCNRTEIWFSELGTSEAECFHQLVLGENAKETMRSICVCRQGDEAVTYLMELGCGIHSQIFGEDQILTQLKQALQQARDYQYVDSVLECLFRTAITAAKKVKTSIQIAKGNTSLPQTIVEQLEKEQGDLLGKSCLVIGNGEMGRLMTEKLLEKKCKVWMTLRQYKKSKAIIPEGSGVVLYDERYEHIAVMDYIFSATKSHHFTINKSMFENIRLKGKTYCLIDLAIPRDIEPSVEELSDVTVYNMDYFCQEVNDREKELEETRELLSEYVNEFKQWYQFRNLVSTVDDISNIVSDITDAKLTKVYKSIDLSREQQELLQSNVQMAAKKAVSKIIFGLRDVLQIDQCEEVLQALEQSAMNCTDSVK encoded by the coding sequence ATGAATATCAGCATGGTGGGGATTGATTATAATACCGCAAGTATCGAAGATAGAGAGCATTTTACTCTAACATCGGACAAACAATTAGAAATTGCAAAAATAATAAAAGAGACGTATCATGCGAGCGGTTGTATCATATTATCTACCTGCAATCGAACAGAAATTTGGTTTAGCGAATTGGGTACCTCGGAAGCAGAGTGCTTTCATCAGTTAGTACTTGGAGAAAATGCGAAAGAGACTATGCGTAGTATTTGTGTCTGCAGGCAGGGGGATGAGGCAGTAACATACTTAATGGAATTAGGTTGCGGTATTCACTCTCAGATATTTGGTGAGGATCAGATTTTGACTCAATTAAAGCAAGCTCTGCAGCAAGCAAGAGATTATCAATATGTAGACTCCGTCTTAGAATGTTTATTTCGAACGGCGATTACCGCCGCAAAAAAAGTAAAAACAAGTATTCAAATCGCAAAGGGCAATACTTCCCTGCCTCAAACCATTGTAGAACAACTTGAAAAAGAACAGGGAGATTTATTGGGAAAATCTTGTTTGGTAATTGGTAATGGAGAAATGGGCCGTCTAATGACTGAAAAATTATTAGAGAAGAAGTGTAAAGTATGGATGACCCTTCGCCAATATAAAAAAAGCAAAGCAATCATTCCAGAAGGTAGTGGAGTGGTATTATATGATGAGAGATATGAACATATTGCGGTCATGGATTATATTTTTAGTGCTACAAAAAGCCATCATTTTACTATAAATAAAAGTATGTTTGAAAATATTAGGCTAAAAGGAAAGACCTATTGTCTTATTGATTTGGCAATTCCAAGAGATATTGAGCCAAGTGTTGAAGAGCTTAGCGATGTAACTGTATACAATATGGATTACTTTTGTCAGGAAGTAAATGATAGAGAAAAAGAGTTAGAAGAAACAAGGGAACTGTTATCTGAGTATGTAAATGAATTTAAACAGTGGTATCAATTCCGCAATCTTGTATCAACGGTGGATGACATTAGTAATATTGTGAGTGACATTACGGATGCTAAGTTAACAAAAGTCTATAAATCAATTGATTTATCTAGGGAACAACAAGAACTATTGCAATCTAATGTTCAAATGGCTGCTAAAAAGGCAGTATCTAAGATTATTTTCGGACTTCGTGATGTCTTACAGATTGACCAATGTGAAGAAGTGCTACAAGCTTTGGAACAATCAGCTATGAACTGTACGGATTCTGTTAAGTAA
- the cobA gene encoding uroporphyrinogen-III C-methyltransferase — MMAGKVWLVGAGPSDPGLLTIKGKAVLEQAEVVVYDQLVGDGILCMIPKSAKKINVGKYAGNHTVVQERINEILLEEALEGKRVVRLKGGDPFLFGRGGEELELLCEHGIPYEIVPGITSAISVPAYAGIPVTHRDFTSSLHIITGHRKKGCKESIDYKSLVALGDTTLVFLMGVAALFDICRGLIDAGMDQATPAAILERGTTAKQRKIIANLATLPEEANNQNIGTPGIIVVGKVCSLSQTFAWAEKRLLGGVRVVVTRPKDKVSSLATKLYDLGAEVVMLSGTYTKPIEDNTQLIEVLDTIQDNKWILFASEVAVDIFFDCLWQQQIDIRSLWNCHFAAVGPTTRKAIEKRGIRVDYMPEKYYGMELAKGIEAMAKPQDKVLVLIPKETDSELANYLSTTKVNMKAVPVYEIVYEDNEQVNIEESDIVTFTSASTVRSFVNTMKDIDFHKVQAVCIGELTAKEAAFYGMKINVAKEATIDSLIESVIEINKREL; from the coding sequence ATGATGGCAGGAAAAGTGTGGTTAGTTGGTGCAGGGCCGTCAGACCCTGGATTGCTCACGATAAAAGGAAAAGCTGTTTTAGAGCAAGCGGAAGTAGTGGTATATGATCAGTTGGTAGGAGATGGAATTCTTTGTATGATACCAAAGTCTGCAAAGAAGATAAATGTTGGTAAATATGCAGGAAATCATACGGTAGTACAAGAGCGTATTAATGAGATTCTATTAGAAGAGGCTTTGGAAGGTAAAAGGGTAGTAAGGTTAAAAGGCGGTGATCCTTTCTTATTTGGTAGAGGAGGAGAGGAGCTTGAGTTACTTTGTGAACATGGTATTCCTTATGAGATTGTACCAGGCATAACATCTGCAATCTCTGTACCTGCCTATGCGGGGATACCAGTGACTCATCGTGATTTTACCTCATCCTTACATATTATTACCGGACATAGAAAGAAAGGATGTAAAGAATCCATAGATTATAAAAGTTTAGTAGCTCTTGGAGATACAACGCTTGTGTTTTTAATGGGTGTTGCTGCATTATTCGATATTTGCAGAGGATTAATTGATGCAGGAATGGATCAAGCTACACCGGCTGCAATATTAGAACGTGGCACTACTGCAAAGCAAAGAAAGATTATTGCAAACCTGGCTACGTTACCTGAGGAAGCAAACAATCAGAACATAGGCACACCTGGTATTATTGTAGTAGGTAAAGTGTGTTCGCTTTCTCAAACCTTTGCCTGGGCAGAAAAGAGATTACTTGGCGGGGTAAGAGTAGTTGTAACAAGACCAAAAGATAAAGTATCTTCACTAGCAACGAAACTTTATGATCTTGGAGCAGAGGTAGTAATGTTATCTGGAACTTATACAAAACCAATTGAGGATAATACCCAGTTGATCGAGGTGCTTGATACAATCCAGGATAATAAATGGATTCTATTTGCAAGCGAAGTGGCGGTAGATATTTTCTTTGATTGTTTATGGCAGCAGCAGATTGACATTCGAAGCTTATGGAATTGTCATTTTGCAGCTGTAGGACCTACGACCCGAAAGGCAATAGAGAAAAGAGGTATTCGTGTAGACTATATGCCAGAGAAATATTATGGAATGGAACTGGCAAAAGGAATTGAAGCGATGGCTAAACCACAGGATAAAGTGCTTGTACTAATACCGAAAGAAACAGATAGCGAACTTGCTAATTATTTATCCACTACAAAGGTAAATATGAAGGCTGTTCCGGTGTATGAAATTGTCTATGAGGATAATGAGCAAGTAAATATAGAGGAATCAGATATTGTAACATTTACAAGTGCTTCTACAGTTCGAAGTTTTGTTAATACAATGAAAGATATAGATTTTCATAAGGTTCAAGCAGTATGTATTGGAGAGCTAACAGCAAAAGAAGCAGCTTTCTATGGAATGAAAATTAATGTTGCAAAAGAAGCTACTATTGATAGTTTAATTGAGAGTGTTATAGAAATAAACAAGAGAGAATTGTGA
- the hemB gene encoding porphobilinogen synthase, whose product MELLKRPRRLRTNPLIRTMTRETRMDASSLIYPMFVKDGNGIKEEIPSMENQYRYSVDMLPKALYEAADAGVKSVMLFGIPDSKDECGSGAYAEDGIVQRALRIAKRECPDMYLITDVCMCEYTSHGHCGILKGDTVDNDATLPYLANIALSHVAAGADMVAPSDMMDGRINEIRTLLDKNGYIDTPIMSYAVKYSSAFYGPFREAAGSAPAFGDRKSYQMDYHNRKEALKEALLDVEEGADIIMVKPALSYLDIIREVANEITLPVAAYSVSGEYAMIKAAANCGYIDEDSIVCESATSIYRAGSNILITYYAKELAKFIKDGRIG is encoded by the coding sequence ATGGAATTATTAAAACGTCCAAGAAGATTAAGAACAAATCCATTGATTCGAACAATGACAAGGGAAACTAGGATGGATGCCTCATCCTTGATTTATCCTATGTTTGTGAAAGATGGAAATGGTATTAAGGAAGAAATACCATCAATGGAAAATCAATATCGCTATAGCGTAGATATGCTTCCGAAAGCTCTTTATGAAGCAGCAGATGCTGGAGTTAAGAGTGTAATGCTCTTTGGAATACCTGACAGTAAGGATGAATGTGGAAGTGGAGCCTATGCGGAGGATGGAATTGTTCAAAGAGCATTAAGAATTGCAAAAAGAGAATGTCCAGATATGTACCTTATAACAGATGTATGTATGTGTGAATATACATCTCATGGTCATTGCGGCATATTAAAGGGTGACACGGTTGATAATGACGCCACTCTGCCATATTTAGCAAATATTGCGTTATCACATGTTGCCGCCGGTGCTGATATGGTAGCACCTTCAGATATGATGGATGGAAGAATCAATGAGATTCGTACCTTACTTGATAAAAACGGTTATATAGATACACCAATTATGTCTTATGCTGTAAAATACAGCTCTGCTTTTTATGGTCCATTTCGTGAAGCTGCTGGTTCGGCACCCGCATTTGGAGACCGAAAAAGCTATCAAATGGATTATCACAACAGAAAAGAAGCTTTAAAAGAAGCTTTACTGGATGTAGAAGAAGGTGCAGATATTATCATGGTGAAACCTGCGCTATCCTATCTTGATATTATTCGTGAGGTTGCTAATGAGATCACGTTACCGGTGGCCGCTTATAGTGTAAGTGGAGAATATGCCATGATTAAAGCTGCTGCAAATTGCGGATATATAGATGAAGATAGTATCGTTTGCGAATCCGCTACAAGTATATATCGTGCTGGATCGAATATTTTAATAACTTATTATGCAAAAGAATTGGCTAAATTTATTAAGGATGGGAGAATTGGATAA
- a CDS encoding FAD-dependent oxidoreductase, with translation MKILIIGGVAAGTKVAAKLKRENRDYDVTILTKSKDISYAGCGLPYYVGNVIEQREQLIVNTPASFSALTGATVLTETEVIKINRDQKTVEAKSLTTNELSTYSYDKLVIASGASPIKPAIEGVNLDGVYYMRTPEDAIGLREAVEAGKMKRAVVVGGGFIGLEVAENLSIQGVRVSVLDMADHILPGFDPEFADYVENHLADHVIMAMTNTRLEAILGDGKVEKVQTEKRAIKCDAVILAMGIRANTSFAVDTGLELMKNQTIKVNEYLMTNDPDIYAVGDCACVSNALTKESAWSPMGSSANIEGRIVARNIAGGSISYRGVLGTGVCKLPELNVGRTGLTEKAAMESGYDAVSVVTVVDDKAHYYPQASYFIVKMVADRATKKLLGLQVLGKGNVDKMIDIAVTALTMKATLEDIVDMDLAYAPPFSTAIHPLSHTVNILLNKISGAFNSMTPADYMADKAEGYQLIDASLNPSITGAPHLDLTKVTGKVADYALDDKLLLVCSKGKRAYLLQNRLKHFGYTNTLVLEGGSIFNSI, from the coding sequence GTGAAGATTTTAATCATTGGCGGCGTTGCCGCAGGTACTAAAGTTGCAGCAAAGTTAAAACGTGAGAACCGCGATTATGACGTGACCATTTTGACCAAAAGCAAAGATATTTCTTACGCTGGTTGTGGTTTACCTTACTATGTTGGTAACGTTATTGAACAACGTGAGCAATTAATAGTCAACACACCAGCTAGTTTTTCAGCATTAACTGGTGCTACCGTATTGACTGAGACGGAAGTTATCAAAATTAACAGAGATCAAAAAACTGTGGAAGCAAAGAGTCTAACAACAAACGAATTATCTACATATTCTTATGACAAGTTAGTAATTGCTTCGGGTGCTAGCCCAATCAAACCAGCGATTGAAGGCGTTAATTTAGATGGTGTATATTACATGAGAACTCCTGAAGATGCCATTGGTCTTCGCGAAGCGGTGGAAGCAGGAAAGATGAAACGCGCAGTGGTTGTAGGTGGTGGTTTTATTGGCCTTGAAGTTGCTGAAAACTTAAGCATCCAAGGTGTACGCGTATCTGTACTCGATATGGCAGACCATATCTTACCTGGTTTTGACCCTGAATTTGCAGATTATGTTGAAAATCATTTGGCCGATCATGTTATTATGGCAATGACGAATACCAGATTAGAAGCTATTCTTGGTGATGGGAAAGTAGAGAAAGTTCAAACCGAAAAACGTGCGATCAAATGTGATGCAGTAATTCTTGCAATGGGTATTCGTGCTAACACATCCTTTGCCGTAGACACCGGTTTAGAATTAATGAAAAATCAGACGATTAAGGTAAATGAATATCTTATGACAAACGATCCTGATATCTATGCAGTTGGAGACTGTGCTTGCGTATCCAATGCATTAACGAAAGAAAGCGCCTGGTCCCCTATGGGTTCTTCCGCTAATATTGAGGGACGTATTGTCGCTAGAAATATAGCCGGAGGTAGCATCTCCTATCGCGGTGTACTTGGAACCGGTGTTTGTAAATTACCTGAATTAAATGTAGGAAGAACTGGTTTAACAGAAAAAGCGGCTATGGAATCTGGCTATGACGCTGTCAGTGTTGTCACTGTTGTAGATGATAAAGCACACTACTATCCACAGGCATCTTACTTTATAGTAAAAATGGTTGCTGATAGAGCAACAAAGAAATTATTAGGCCTTCAAGTACTTGGTAAAGGTAATGTCGATAAAATGATTGATATCGCAGTTACTGCTCTTACAATGAAGGCAACTTTAGAAGATATTGTGGACATGGATTTAGCATACGCACCTCCATTCTCTACAGCTATTCATCCATTATCTCATACGGTAAATATTCTTTTAAATAAAATTAGTGGTGCATTCAATAGTATGACTCCAGCAGACTATATGGCGGACAAGGCGGAAGGCTACCAATTAATAGATGCCTCTCTTAACCCATCCATTACAGGTGCTCCTCATCTGGATTTAACGAAGGTAACAGGTAAAGTCGCAGACTATGCATTGGATGATAAACTCTTACTAGTCTGCTCCAAAGGTAAAAGAGCTTATTTATTACAAAATCGTCTGAAACATTTCGGATATACAAATACTCTGGTTCTTGAGGGTGGATCTATATTTAATTCAATTTAA
- a CDS encoding precorrin-2 dehydrogenase/sirohydrochlorin ferrochelatase family protein produces the protein MRFPVFIDLQNRKIVVIGGGNIALRRIQALLLFDGEITVIAPHLHEELLDLFHNQKIVWSQKEYETGDCEQGYMVLACTNDRRVNYSVYLETKGMNCYRNICDCKEESNFYFPGIAVKGEVVVGITASGTNHHLAKNVTRKIQQDLETIMR, from the coding sequence TTGAGATTTCCAGTATTTATAGATTTACAGAATAGAAAGATCGTTGTAATTGGCGGTGGAAACATAGCCTTAAGAAGAATACAAGCACTGCTTTTGTTTGATGGGGAGATAACGGTTATTGCACCGCATTTGCATGAAGAGTTACTGGATTTATTTCATAACCAAAAGATCGTTTGGTCACAAAAGGAATATGAAACGGGTGATTGTGAACAAGGATATATGGTTTTAGCATGCACCAATGATAGAAGAGTTAATTACTCTGTTTATTTAGAAACAAAAGGAATGAATTGCTACCGAAATATTTGTGATTGTAAGGAAGAGAGTAATTTCTATTTTCCAGGCATCGCAGTAAAGGGAGAGGTTGTAGTTGGAATCACTGCCAGCGGTACGAATCATCATTTGGCAAAAAATGTGACAAGAAAAATACAACAGGATCTAGAGACAATAATGAGGTAA